DNA sequence from the Candidatus Eisenbacteria bacterium genome:
GTTATTCTTTGATTTACAGGGAGTTAGGGGCTTCGGAGAGTCCGGGGGCGGGTAGGTTCCTCGGGAACGCATGAGGGGACAGACGCCGGTCTTCTTCGGTGATCGGCGCCTGTCCCCGATGCCCTCCTAGTCTTCCCTCCACTCGATCTCCATCTCCTCTCGGGAGCCGAGTCCTTTTTCCAGCAGTTGGAGGAGTGCCGGATCGATGTCCCGGTCCTTGAACATCTCCAGAGTGGGCTTGTTGATGTAGTAATCCACGTCCTCTTCGGTTTCCTCTTCCAGCTGATCGATGAGGAA
Encoded proteins:
- a CDS encoding galactosyldiacylglycerol synthase, with the translated sequence MIELFDKQSGKKLGRISEEQLNFLIDQLEEETEEDVDYYINKPTLEMFKDRDIDPALLQLLEKGLGSREEMEIEWRED